The Arachis hypogaea cultivar Tifrunner chromosome 19, arahy.Tifrunner.gnm2.J5K5, whole genome shotgun sequence genome has a window encoding:
- the LOC140182184 gene encoding uncharacterized protein gives MLRCFELMSGLSINFDKSSLIPINCNEQWVQHMCNLLGCKRDTLPVKYLGISLGANPRLVKTWKPIIDKVEEKLSMWKAKVLNKAGKLVLIKSVLNSLPVYYLSLFKMPKGVAEKLISLQRRFLWCKEDGRNGMALVRWEVVQAPKKLGGLGVGDALIRNTALLFKWWWRFAKEDCPLWKKVVCSCHNLNSNELLSTQVLPTRGGPWRDICQVSFTNQQLRDKMVTGLSMEVWQEEILPQAITSFSFTKSIWKGLVPPRVELFAWFVLIDRVNTKERLSRFGVECLDISFWQTMVFSGDAERALFELDREIAE, from the exons ATGCTGAggtgctttgagttgatgtcaggGCTTAGTATCAACTTCGATAAGTCCAGCTTGATTCCAATCAATTGCAATGAGCAGTGGGTCCAGCATATGTGCAACTTGTTGGGATGTAAGCGAGACACTCTTCCTGTCAAATACCTTGGAATCTCGTTAGGTGCAAATCCGAGGTTGGTGAAGACCTGGAAGCCTATCATTGATAAAGTGGAGGAGAAGCTCAGTATGTGGAAAGCTAAAGTGTTAAATAAAGCTGGAAAATTGGTGCTTATCAAATCCGTTTTAAACAGCTTGCCGGTGTATTACTTGAGTCTGTTCAAGATGCCGAAGGGAGTTGCTGAGAAGTTGATATCCTTGCAAAGAAGGTTCCTGTGGTGTAAGGAAGATGGTCGAAATGGTATGGCTCTGGTAAGATGGGAAGTGGTGCAGGCTCCTAAGAAGTTAGGTGGGTTGGGAGTGGGGGACGCTTTGATTCGGAACACTGCTCTGttgtttaaatggtggtggcgCTTTGCTAAGGAAGATTGCCCACTATGGAAGAAGGTAGTGTGTTCGTGTCATAATCTGAACTCAAATGAACTCCTCTCAACTCAAGTATTACCTACGCGAGGAGGTCCATGGAGGGATATATGCCAAGTAAGTTTCACGAATCAACAGCTTCGGGATAAGATGGTCACAGGTTTGTCAATGGAG gtatgGCAGGAGGAAATACTACCACAGGCGATAACCAGTTTCAGTTTTACTAAGAGTATTTGGAAAGGTCTGGTGCCACCGAGAGTTGAGCTTTTTGCTTGGTTTGTGCTGATAGACCGAGTGAATACTAAGGAAAGGCTAAGCCGGTTTG GTGTGGAATGCTTGGATATCAGCTTTTGGCAGACAATGGTCTTTTCCGGAGACGCTGAAAGAGCACTTTTTGAGCTGGACAGAGAAATCGCGGAGTAA